A part of Dehalococcoidia bacterium genomic DNA contains:
- a CDS encoding PAC2 family protein gives MTPLRIVDSPDLREPVMIAAFTGWSDAGAAASAAAAYLADRWRTPLLAEIDPEEFYDFTALRPTVRWVGEVRELEWPENKFYYHRLPEKDLIVLVGVEPHLKWKTYLGCIMEVLERFKVSTVITLGAMFVDFPHTRPVRITGTAPTDEMAARAGIVNRARTGRYQGPTGISGVLTTELRARNIPVGSLWANVPHYVSATPNPTASLALLQALGAMLEVQIPLGRMIRASAAFRTQLEEATSKNAEVSEYVRALEERLDAIEAQAESENEAAPELPPAESILQDVEEFFRRGRDQRP, from the coding sequence ATGACCCCGCTTCGCATCGTCGACTCACCCGACCTCCGCGAGCCCGTCATGATCGCCGCCTTCACCGGCTGGTCGGACGCCGGCGCCGCGGCTTCCGCCGCCGCTGCCTACCTCGCCGACCGCTGGCGCACGCCCCTGCTCGCCGAAATCGACCCCGAGGAGTTCTACGACTTCACGGCGCTACGGCCGACAGTCCGCTGGGTTGGTGAGGTCCGTGAGCTGGAGTGGCCGGAGAACAAGTTCTACTACCACCGCCTGCCGGAAAAAGACCTCATCGTGCTCGTTGGCGTGGAACCGCACCTGAAGTGGAAGACCTACCTGGGGTGCATCATGGAAGTGCTTGAGCGGTTCAAGGTCAGCACCGTGATCACGCTGGGCGCCATGTTCGTAGACTTCCCCCACACGCGACCCGTACGGATAACCGGCACGGCCCCGACCGACGAGATGGCCGCGAGGGCCGGCATCGTCAATCGCGCCCGCACCGGGCGCTACCAGGGCCCAACCGGGATCAGCGGCGTACTCACTACGGAGCTGCGCGCCCGCAACATCCCTGTCGGGTCTCTCTGGGCGAACGTCCCCCACTACGTCTCAGCGACGCCGAACCCGACGGCTTCGCTCGCGCTGCTGCAGGCGCTGGGAGCGATGCTGGAGGTCCAGATCCCGCTCGGGCGCATGATCCGCGCCTCCGCCGCCTTCCGGACACAGCTGGAGGAGGCGACCTCCAAGAACGCCGAGGTCTCCGAGTACGTCCGCGCTCTCGAGGAGCGCCTGGACGCCATCGAGGCGCAGGCCGAGAGTGAGAACGAGGCCGCGCCTGAGCTCCCCCCGGCGGAGAGCATCCTGCAGGACGTGGAGGAGTTCTTCCGCCGCGGCCGCGACCAGCGACCCTAG
- the coxB gene encoding cytochrome c oxidase subunit II, with amino-acid sequence MTTPAGDTNRPSGQLIVALVLIVVLAALVLYSSFTVLNLPRGVTEESEHIWNLYQATLAISMVIYFAVTAGIIYAIFRFRQRSKELPQQIHGSSRLELLWTVIPVGILVALFIPSLVVMIDLKTPPSDDEADLVIEVVAHQWWWEFVYCTNGDCASPNNVRVQRTPPNYDDLKPPALVVPTGQKVKAYVRSTDVVHSFYWPRSLYKLQAIPGNVNELHFTVKSGKEGTYSGQCYQFCGLRHADMLFVVDARTPSEFQSWLNEQRRAQGLETTNPTASADRD; translated from the coding sequence ATGACCACACCGGCAGGCGACACAAACCGCCCTTCCGGCCAACTCATTGTAGCGCTCGTCCTCATCGTAGTCCTCGCTGCCCTCGTCCTCTACAGCTCCTTCACCGTCCTCAACCTTCCCAGAGGCGTCACTGAAGAGAGCGAACACATCTGGAACCTCTACCAGGCGACCCTGGCCATTTCGATGGTCATCTACTTCGCCGTCACGGCGGGGATCATTTACGCCATCTTCCGCTTTCGCCAGCGGAGCAAGGAGCTGCCGCAGCAGATCCACGGCAGCAGCCGGCTTGAGCTTCTCTGGACGGTCATCCCCGTCGGCATCCTGGTCGCCCTCTTCATCCCTTCGCTCGTCGTCATGATCGACCTCAAGACCCCGCCCTCCGACGACGAGGCCGACCTGGTCATCGAGGTGGTCGCGCACCAGTGGTGGTGGGAGTTCGTGTACTGCACGAACGGCGACTGTGCGTCCCCGAACAACGTCCGGGTGCAGCGCACGCCGCCGAACTACGATGACCTGAAGCCGCCCGCGCTGGTGGTCCCTACCGGGCAGAAGGTGAAGGCCTACGTGCGTTCGACGGACGTCGTGCACAGCTTTTACTGGCCGCGATCGCTCTATAAGCTCCAGGCCATCCCCGGCAACGTCAACGAGCTTCACTTCACTGTGAAGAGCGGCAAGGAAGGGACTTACAGCGGCCAGTGCTACCAGTTCTGCGGCCTGCGCCACGCCGACATGCTCTTCGTAGTCGACGCGCGGACGCCGTCCGAATTCCAGAGCTGGCTCAACGAGCAACGCCGCGCCCAGGGCCTGGAGACCACTAATCCGACCGCAAGCGCGGACAGGGACTAA
- a CDS encoding cytochrome c oxidase subunit 3: MTTHAAVAHGHAPDGAAHEHAQGMSRGMAGMVFFIASEIMLFGGLFAGYFYIVNQADTWPPEGIEHTPGTAVGALLTVVLITSGLLGHAGIVALRSGTYGFVLQTGSRKGLILGISLAILLGTIFIAGQAYEWLTLFDEGLTAKSGVYGSTFYILTGFHGAHVIAGLAMLWVVLVRALWGDFTPRRHLFADAAMLYWHFVDVVWVLLFVIIYLVNK; this comes from the coding sequence ATGACGACACACGCCGCCGTTGCCCATGGCCACGCCCCGGACGGGGCCGCGCACGAGCACGCCCAGGGAATGAGCCGGGGCATGGCCGGGATGGTCTTCTTCATCGCCTCCGAAATAATGCTCTTCGGCGGCCTTTTTGCCGGCTACTTCTACATCGTCAACCAGGCGGACACCTGGCCGCCCGAGGGCATCGAGCACACGCCCGGCACGGCCGTCGGGGCTCTCCTCACCGTGGTACTGATCACTAGCGGGCTCCTCGGCCATGCGGGCATCGTGGCGCTGCGTTCGGGGACATACGGATTCGTCCTCCAGACGGGCAGCCGCAAGGGCCTCATCCTCGGCATATCCCTCGCCATCCTGCTGGGCACGATCTTCATCGCCGGGCAGGCCTACGAGTGGCTCACCCTGTTCGACGAGGGCCTCACGGCAAAGTCCGGCGTATACGGCAGCACCTTCTACATCCTCACCGGGTTCCACGGCGCCCACGTGATCGCCGGCCTGGCGATGCTCTGGGTTGTCCTGGTCCGGGCCCTCTGGGGCGACTTCACGCCGAGGCGCCACCTCTTCGCCGATGCGGCGATGCTCTACTGGCACTTCGTCGACGTGGTGTGGGTGCTGCTCTTCGTCATCATCTATCTGGTCAACAAGTAA
- the ctaD gene encoding cytochrome c oxidase subunit I, with protein MATGAIARPTHHPRHYTGILEWVLTTDHKKIGIMYLLFTIFFMLIGGILALLVRTQLVWSNTEVFSKDAYNQFFTMHASTMLFLFVIPVGAGFGNYLLPLMIGAKDMAYPRINALSLWLIPLAAIFMFSSFFVEGGAAKSGWTEYAPMTLRTFSPGHGTDLWILGVQILGISSVGGGINFLVTTMTMRAPGMTPARMPIFVWMIVVTSVLVVFATPVLASVLTMLFFDRNLGTHFFDPREGGNPLLYQQLFWFYSHPAVYIMILPAMGIVSEVLPVFSRKPLFGYKAVAYAGAAIGILGFCVWMHHMFATGLSIPLTTVTMFTTMMIAVPSGVKMFNWLGTMWYGSLVFKTPMYFAIGFLFLFLIGGVDGVFHAVVPVDYAINDTYWVVSHIHYVLFGGAVFGVFAGIYYWFPKMTGKFLDETLGKTHFWLMFVGMNLAFMPMHVLGLMGMPRRIATYESGHGWEWWNLVSTVGAFIIAVSLLFFLYNFFKTLASAPKTAGDDPWEGNTLEWMTTSPPPEHNFDSLPPVHSERPAFDARAGRMSYRPGAAAH; from the coding sequence ATGGCCACCGGCGCGATAGCAAGACCAACCCATCACCCGAGGCACTACACCGGGATCCTCGAATGGGTGCTGACTACCGACCACAAGAAGATCGGGATCATGTACCTGCTCTTCACGATCTTCTTCATGCTCATCGGCGGCATCCTGGCCCTTCTCGTCCGTACACAGTTGGTCTGGTCGAACACGGAGGTGTTCTCGAAGGACGCATACAACCAGTTCTTCACTATGCACGCCTCCACCATGCTCTTCCTGTTCGTGATCCCCGTGGGGGCTGGATTCGGTAACTACCTCCTGCCCCTGATGATCGGCGCGAAGGACATGGCCTACCCGCGGATCAACGCCCTCAGCCTCTGGCTTATCCCGCTGGCTGCCATCTTCATGTTCAGCTCCTTCTTCGTCGAGGGCGGGGCGGCCAAGAGCGGCTGGACCGAGTACGCGCCGATGACGCTGCGCACCTTCTCGCCGGGCCACGGCACTGACCTCTGGATCCTCGGCGTCCAGATTCTCGGTATCTCCTCGGTGGGCGGCGGCATCAACTTCCTGGTGACGACGATGACCATGCGCGCCCCCGGCATGACGCCTGCGCGCATGCCGATCTTCGTCTGGATGATCGTCGTTACTTCCGTCCTGGTCGTCTTCGCGACACCGGTCCTCGCCAGCGTGCTGACGATGCTCTTCTTCGACCGCAACCTGGGGACGCACTTCTTCGACCCGCGCGAGGGAGGGAACCCGCTGCTGTACCAGCAATTGTTCTGGTTCTACAGCCACCCGGCGGTTTACATCATGATCCTGCCCGCCATGGGCATCGTCTCCGAGGTACTGCCCGTCTTCTCTCGCAAGCCGCTCTTCGGCTACAAGGCCGTCGCCTACGCGGGCGCTGCCATCGGCATCCTGGGATTCTGCGTTTGGATGCACCACATGTTTGCGACCGGCCTCAGCATCCCGCTAACCACCGTGACCATGTTCACGACGATGATGATCGCCGTCCCGTCCGGCGTGAAGATGTTCAACTGGCTCGGCACGATGTGGTACGGGAGCCTGGTCTTCAAGACGCCGATGTACTTCGCCATTGGCTTCCTCTTCCTGTTCCTGATCGGCGGCGTCGACGGCGTCTTCCACGCCGTCGTGCCCGTCGACTACGCCATCAACGACACCTACTGGGTCGTGAGCCACATCCACTACGTGCTCTTCGGCGGGGCTGTGTTCGGCGTCTTCGCCGGCATCTACTACTGGTTCCCGAAGATGACCGGCAAGTTCCTGGACGAGACGCTGGGCAAGACCCACTTCTGGCTCATGTTCGTCGGCATGAACCTTGCCTTCATGCCCATGCACGTCCTTGGCCTGATGGGCATGCCCCGGCGCATCGCGACCTACGAGAGCGGCCATGGCTGGGAGTGGTGGAACCTCGTCTCCACCGTAGGCGCCTTCATCATCGCTGTCTCACTCCTCTTCTTCCTCTACAACTTCTTCAAGACCCTGGCGTCCGCGCCGAAGACGGCGGGCGACGACCCGTGGGAGGGCAATACGCTCGAGTGGATGACGACGTCGCCGCCGCCGGAGCACAACTTCGACTCGCTGCCGCCAGTCCACAGCGAGCGCCCGGCATTCGACGCCCGGGCAGGCCGGATGTCCTACCGCCCTGGCGCGGCGGCGCACTAG
- a CDS encoding cupredoxin domain-containing protein, with the protein MNIKPWQIFVFSLVPLALVFAGVIGGSFWGADSGKEVFGAAPPPAATQPAGTPSAGGSPEPGGTVLTITARNLLFDKRTLTAPANTRITVRLTNEDSGVLHNIAFYRNRQATQRLTPDSVGELFAGPATRDLTFTTPARGSYFFRCDVHPDTMTGTFTVQ; encoded by the coding sequence GTGAACATCAAGCCCTGGCAGATCTTCGTCTTCTCTCTCGTCCCGCTGGCGCTGGTGTTCGCCGGAGTCATCGGAGGCTCCTTCTGGGGCGCTGACTCGGGGAAAGAGGTGTTTGGCGCGGCGCCGCCGCCCGCGGCGACGCAGCCGGCGGGCACTCCCAGCGCAGGCGGCAGCCCTGAACCCGGCGGTACGGTCCTGACCATCACGGCGCGAAACCTCCTCTTCGACAAGCGGACCCTGACCGCCCCCGCAAACACGAGGATCACCGTGCGCCTCACCAACGAGGACTCGGGCGTGCTCCACAACATCGCTTTCTACCGCAACCGCCAGGCGACACAGCGCCTCACCCCCGACTCAGTCGGTGAACTCTTCGCCGGCCCGGCGACGCGTGACCTGACTTTCACGACGCCGGCGCGCGGCAGCTACTTCTTCCGCTGCGACGTGCACCCGGACACCATGACCGGGACGTTTACGGTCCAGTAG